In a single window of the Streptomyces sp. NBC_00353 genome:
- a CDS encoding GntR family transcriptional regulator → MAARHEEIAEELRQAIDREEYAVGSRLLPETELAARYGVSRGTVRQAVAALTSEGLIGSRQGARRVVLASRRNQSFAELRSFAQWARAMGRTATGRVVSSEYRPTTAQDAVRLQMPVGVPVLHVLRLRGLDGEPVLLERTVYADWIAPAVERIEADCPSVTQRLFEDSRLVFAYGEHLIDAVAAGAQDAELLGVRRTSPLLRVRRVTTTREGRPVEWSDDRYCSDAVSFSVHNSIGNNALARRTGPGAMPASPA, encoded by the coding sequence ATGGCAGCCCGACACGAGGAGATCGCCGAGGAGTTGCGCCAGGCGATCGATCGCGAGGAGTACGCGGTGGGCAGTCGGCTGCTCCCCGAGACAGAACTCGCAGCACGCTACGGCGTCTCGCGCGGCACCGTCCGCCAGGCCGTCGCCGCCCTGACGTCGGAGGGTCTGATCGGGTCCCGGCAGGGCGCGCGGCGCGTGGTGCTCGCCAGCCGCCGCAATCAGAGCTTCGCCGAGCTGCGCAGCTTCGCCCAGTGGGCGCGCGCGATGGGCCGCACGGCGACGGGCCGGGTGGTGTCCTCGGAGTACCGCCCCACGACCGCCCAGGACGCGGTACGCCTCCAGATGCCGGTCGGCGTGCCCGTGCTCCACGTCCTGCGGCTGCGCGGCCTGGACGGCGAACCGGTGCTGCTGGAACGGACCGTGTACGCGGACTGGATCGCCCCGGCTGTCGAACGCATCGAGGCGGACTGTCCATCGGTGACACAACGGCTGTTCGAGGACTCGAGGTTGGTCTTCGCGTACGGTGAGCATCTGATCGACGCGGTGGCGGCGGGAGCGCAGGACGCCGAACTGCTGGGCGTACGCCGGACGAGTCCGCTGCTGCGGGTGCGCCGGGTCACGACCACCCGTGAGGGCCGCCCCGTCGAGTGGTCTGACGACCGGTACTGCTCCGACGCGGTGAGTTTCAGCGTGCACAACTCGATAGGCAACAACGCGCTGGCCCGTCGGACCGGCCCGGGCGCGATGCCGGCGAGCCCGGCGTAG